In Pseudoliparis swirei isolate HS2019 ecotype Mariana Trench chromosome 2, NWPU_hadal_v1, whole genome shotgun sequence, the following are encoded in one genomic region:
- the esyt3 gene encoding extended synaptotagmin-3 → MATADGPTYPRVGAELGESASLHDGPEKLSSSAVNRIMMELLAYFGRAVFILYPVYLTGYLGFSVSWVLLCMVMATWWKTNRQRKDARFGTAIDFVDNETHVVNQELRSALKMATWVHFPDVEKVDWVNKVLQQAWPFFGMYMEKLLKENIQPAIRASSPALKMFTFTKVHFGNTPLRITGMKVYTHEVDQREVVLDLNISYDGDVDIDAEVKPPITAGIKGLQLKGMIRVILEPLIGQAPLVGGVTFFFIRRPTLQINWTGMTNLLDSPAFSSLSEGTIMDIIASLMVLPNRMCVPLIDQVKVDQMRFPLPRGVVRVHLLEARDLLAKDTFMMGLVKGKSDPYATLCVGNRHFKSKTVKENLNPKWNEVYEFVVHEAPGQELEVEIYDEDTDRDDLLGVYNLDLGDVKREIEMDQWFPLEGVQNGDVHLKLQWFSLKTDPSLLMKSIDGLACAMLSVYLDNASNLPKDHHEIAELQKHGKASKEVRLTKKKTACPDSFVELSVDKDVQKSKVAFASTDPLWEQGFTFFVHDVKTQHLVVQVKVNEKKTELGVLNLPLSRLLNISDMTLDQRFPLERSGANSHIKLKAILRILSVERPPPKIILKPPPEDKHHGSQTNQGGHAPAATPSANTASSPALSSNTGPAHALSAPRLADNQNGADEAWQSPSSLSHMRRFDSHSLLSENSIASSRFDLSEGASFPEVIRNHQGSFGEIQLTVRYASLRNKLIVLVNSCRNIFRFSDNGTDSYVRLYLLPDQSWIHRKRTHVKKRTINPVFDQKFEFDASLHEAQTRTLDVALKNGKMFHSRDRKDIGMVMVDLSQLDVVKGVTEWYELTLPGLKKSS, encoded by the exons ATGGCGACCGCCGACGGACCGACGTACCCGCGGGTGGGAGCCGAGCTCGGGGAGAGCGCGTCGCTCCACGACGGCCCGGAGAAGCTGAGCTCCTCCGCCGTCAACCGCATTATGATGGAGCTCCTGGCGTACTTCGGCAGGGCCGTCTTCATCCTCTACCCCGTGTATCTGACCGGGTACCTGGGCTTCAGCGTCAGCTGGGTGCTGCTCTGCATGGTGATGGCCACCTGGTGGAAGACCAATCGCCAGAGGAAAGACGCCCGCTTTGGGACCGCCATCGACTTCGTGGACAACGAGACCCACGTGGTGAACCAGGAGCTGCGGAGTGCCCTGAAAATGGCAACGTGG GTCCATTTTCCTGATGTTGAGAAAGTCGACTGGGTCAACAAG GTGTTGCAGCAGGCCTGGCCTTTCTTTGGGATGTACATGGAGAAGCTCCTCAAGGAAAACATCCAGCCGGCCATCAGGGCCTCCAGCCCCGCGCTCAAGATGTTCACGTTCACCAAAGTCCACTTCGGGAACACA CCTCTCCGGATCACCGGGATGAAAGTATACACGCACGAAGTGGATCAAAGGGAGGTGGTTCTGGACCTGAACATTAG TTACGACGGTGACGTGGACATCGACGCTGAGGTGAAGCCGCCGATCACAGCCGGCATCAAGGGACTTCAG CTCAAGGGAATGATACGGGTCATTCTGGAGCCTCTTATTGGTCAAGCACCGCTGGTTGGAGGAGTGACCTTCTTTTTCATCCGCCGCCCT ACCCTACAAATCAACTGGACTGGCATGACCAACCTCTTGGACAGCCCTGCCTTCAg CTCGCTGTCTGAGGGCACCATCATGGACATCATAGCCTCGCTCATGGTGTTGCCCAACCGCATGTGTGTGCCCCTCATAGACCAGGTCAAAGTGGACCAGATGAGGTTCCCACTACCTCGA GGTGTGGTGAGGGTCCACCTGCTGGAGGCCAGAGACCTGTTGGCGAAGGACACGTTCATGATGGGTTTAGTGAAGGGCAAATCGGACCCCTACGCAACACTCTGCGTGGGCAACCGACACTTCAAAAGCAAGACCGTCAAAGAGAACTTGAACCCCAAGTGGAACGAAGTGTATGAG TTCGTGGTCCACGAAGCCCCGGGGCAAGAGTTGGAGGTGGAGATCTACGACGAGGACACGGATAGAGACGACCTCCTTGGAGT GTATAACCTTGATTTGGGAGATGTGAAGAGGGAAATAGAAATGGATCAG TGGTTTCCTCTGGAAGGAGTCCAGAATGGCGACGTCCATCTCAAGCTCCAGTGGTTTTCCCTCAAGACCGACCCCAGCCTGCTGATGAAG TCTATAGATGGCCTTGCTTGTGCTATGCTGTCAGTGTATCTGGACAATGCCTCAAACCTACCA AAAGACCACCACGAGATCGCCGAGCTTCAGAAACACGGGAAGGCTTCAAAGGAAGTTCGG CTCACGAAAAAGAAAACTGCCTGCCCAGATTCCTTTGTGGAATTATCCGTTGATAAAGATGTTCAGAAAAGCAAG GTTGCGTTTGCATCCACAGACCCGCTGTGGGAGCAGGGCTTCACCTTCTTTGTGCATGATGTCAAAACACAGCACCTCGTGGTTCAG GTCAAAGTGAACGAGAAGAAGACTGAGCTCGGTGTTCTCAACTTGCCTCTGAGTCGCCTCCTCAACATCTCCGACATGACTCTAGACCAGCGCTTCCCGCTGGAGCGCTCCGGAGCAAACAGCCACATCAAGCTGAAAGCCATTCTCCGG ATTCTTTCTGTTGAAAGGCCTCCACCCAAGATTATCCTCAAGCCTCCTCCAGAAGACAAACACCATGGATCGCAGACTAACCAAGGAGGCCACGCCCCTGCCGCCACTCCCTCCGCCAATACGGCCTCCTCTCCAGCGCTTTCCTCCAACACCGGCCCCGCGCACGCCTTGTCCGCGCCGCGGCTGGCTGATAACCAGAATGGCGCCGACGAAGCATGGCAGTCGCCTTCCTCCCTGTCGCACATGCGTCGGTTCGACTCCCACAGCCTGCTGTCGGAGAACTCCATCGCGTCGTCCCGCTTCGACCTTTCCGAGGGGGCCTCGTTTCCAGA GGTCATTAGGAACCATCAAGGTTCCTTTGGAGAGATCCAGCTGACGGTACGCTATGCCAGCCTGAGGAACAAACTCATCGTCCTGGTTAACTCCTGCAG GAACATATTCCGCTTCAGCGACAATGGCACAGACTCTTATGTCCGCCTGTATTTGCTCCCTGACCAATCCTGGATACACCGCAAGAGGACACATGTCAAGAAGAGGACGATCAATCCCGTCTTCGATCAAAA